The genome window tatttagtaattaatatcgtactcgtaggcaaagcctttaattactattacgaagcagtgcgtaatctcgatcgaaacgacttttttagtataattaacgtaatccgaagctatttcgagacctacgataggaacctagagctcctatttaagctacgagcgattttttttatatttatagctaggataatagagggtaaattacgagtaaagatcctcgaaaagcttattaatcgaatcgataagctagcgaaaacctagctaaataaggagataaacgagcggaaagtcggatatttttataccgtagtctagtatatactagaggtaaagattactttatactaagtacccgaagactacgagacgctctactcgaggctaagatctagttttaatattaaaataagaatactatgctaaacctacctctaagtatataacggcccttattaataatattaggtcgatcgaacgtataataagaaaggaaaagaggctagatacggtaatcgctagtaaagaggcttaaatttattaaataagtagagatttaacttacgggtagggtaataaaaaaagtaatactatatttataaaaaggataaatattagttaagtaactactctaaggaagagcgtattaaattatacgaatagtatagaaagtcgagggtagtagatagtaaaactagccctcgttagtttaactaattccttattatatataagggcagatctgggggtacggaacctagtaacggtagttaaaatagcggcctaaagtatataccccctataagagattcggaaaataaagaagatcttacctcctatactaacgaattaaattacgacgaaattaacgatattaactactctttttttaccccgttagcctccggaagatatacgaggctaaacgaatagagggtaataaaagctcttaataagtaggcttttatttacgaataataagagaaggtcccttagacgACGGATACGGAAGCGGccgaaagggcgaatttaatagggctaaagcctattttcttaacgattaaggagaagacgctattttttttaatatttaaaaaaaaggaacatagtactaagtaaatctagggatagttagaggggtcctttttatactacttagatccctcgaatactaagcttatataggcATTCTATacgagtaaaaagtacggcctagataatttctataggattatcctagatactagggtatcgtaataattaactaaaggaaaagggcaattctaggtattataaaagattgcgctagtaacgcttaatatattaagggcgggtattataaggattagtttcggcctaagtaaggaaatcgtcgccctaagtataataaaaatagagacgcacttcggaacgataactttttatattttacttattaataccctatttctcttatatctaaaaaatatagatcgactaggtattatattcgataatataaagaatagaatctctagtagtaagtactttgaggtagtcgaacgacgataggggtatgcgtttataaagcttactaacgacacgaagttaattaattacctaacgaaaagtaagcttagaaaactatactagagattcgggtacccgttagttacgaggctatataacctcttaaaataattaggtaataataatattaaaataggggcgctagagtagttaacgaaagtatactattaatactaaataaatgcgcagagcctacgtaaatttaagtttaaattgcgtaataagcttaactttaactaggaaatagttatcgatattttttatttaaatagtcggctagtactatatataatcgacgtatctatatttttctaagtagggcaattcctccgggatctataagtaaaaatagtataggtagccctgcgaaaaagctagatcgatatatactagggaccgctaaacGGCATTAGAActgacgctagtactagctttaaattagtagaatttagggataatacgacggcctacggtatataaataaaagtcgtgcccgttaaagcgtattatagtattagaaaagtaaaaagggcatactaatagttaaaaagggcgtttagaattattaaaaaggaaaatctagattttactaacgacgaatgcctttaaatagtacttaaatactataacgatactatggggcctaacggacttatattaacgctattagtatttagagtatatctaagaacgaccttagcctcgctactatcgctaggtataagctaacgagcctaagtaattaaaaacgtaatgcgggtactgcgcgaggtaagcgtaaaaaagtaagttaacgaggtaattattgcgcgtaataggcccgacATAGGAGATAATCtagatatactactaaattcggatatataagtatagcgcgaaattacttaataatagactaggctatataagttaatttctattaacgagcgctcttatatagttataagagatcgtaactaactactcgaagtattaattatagtagttagaccgtactatatagatcttaacgaggtgatttctaacttataaaaagaagaagagctaggggaaactatataacccgcagtagaggtataggaaattatccttaacgaaatcgtcgtagtaatattaataaacgacgaggaagaggatattactaaaagggcactaatactactagcgagacgtcgtaaaagactacgacggcaagccctaatgcggtaatttattattagtaacgaggtaattaatattttttatatagtaaaagagaaagccgatttcgagctagcggttaaactacgtaaagaaggtataattataactattaaaaagctatataagggattagatcttatcgaagtagacactctttataatcgaagggtctattaatttatcctatataacttaaaaaaatatataaacctccgcatatttaaattacgaatagttcgtaagattaaagggaaaggaatacctaagccgtacgagaagtttagatacgtaatttaggggtacggtaacgttaaaaaggcgacgctatttatataatcgcttactatatagcgctatagctaataattaataatagtactaatggtattattacggaagaagggatacgagatttagagccgtaatattacctaggcctatacctaatcggccatagggctcataaggaaaatcctagcctatttactaaaagaaatagctagtaagtacccagaaggcacgattattaaagtgcttaagctactatataggctcgtagaatcgggtacttattaataggctacttattacgatttttatattaattaactattaatagttacctctacgtataacctatacttactagtcgcggagtacgaaggtaactaatttaggattatcgaaatataaaccgacaatatattaagcctatccgatattaactttataaaaaaagaggataaggagctctaaaaagcgggcttcgtagtaaagctaaaagaggtccttataataaatacccccttagtatttaataataagatttttataattaaaagggaaactgtcgttttttaataaaaggggtagagtaagaagattaactttatcgatctaaacgtaactaacgttaagaagtagtataaggctaagctcgcgcgaggggtatatattataagtatttattagcccgaggtaattttcaattatattaaggtagtataggctatagatctaactaaacgagatattaaagtacttaataagcggcttaagtagtaataaacgaatctcgatcgaggtctcgtttactacccgatcgaccttataattagtaagctctacgtctttattaataagttatttacgaataataacgaccttacttcgtaattagggtatattattatcctagctaacgagagtataagtaagagcgaatttactatatatagtaatataatctactacttattaactaaaaataagtaagtaacgagaagtatattagtattagaggtctatagtatagttaacggcgttaacctctcttacgcgattttaacgacgctaaagaagattaccgatcgaattagccttttacctattttaataattatttatatagattcttactcgctatacgaatgcctcgttaaattaggaacgacgaaggaaaagaggcttataattaatattatagcccttaagtaatcgtataaaaggcgcgagatacttaagatctattagattaataataaaaataacctcgtaaacgcttttacgaaagtagtactaaataagggactagagtaattcgtaagtagcggaaaagttattatataaatagagggataggttatataaaaagagtaaagaaaagggggaaaaggagacgacttagtaaacgggcccgaggtcgaattatacctttaaccgtagcggttaaatcgataaaagaaagagaaagttagtatcggattagaagtctaatttaaccgcggtatatagccgactatataggggctaattaggggccttatttacgattatcgtagctagcctaacctacggttagaacctcctttttatacctacgacgcagatatttatatagttcaattgatctcttcgtcaactacggttcgaaccaactaccctgtaatagggataccaacagaaGGATTGTTCCGGCCCAGATTGGGGATGTCATTGGTACTATCAACATATTTGCTCCAATGGCGTTCATGACCGGCACCGTGATGTTCTGTTGGATTGGCGTACAAAACACGACCGGGCTATATGTCTGGACTGCTTTTTATGGCTTTGCTGTTGGCGGAGTTCAGTCACTGTTTCCCTCCGTGCTCAGTAGCTTGACCACGGACCCTCAAAAGCAGGGTACGAGAATGGGCATGGTTTTCACGGTGGTCAGCTTCGCATCTCTCACCGGATCGCCGATTGCAGGAGCCATTATCGATGCGATGGGGGGCAAATACGTTGGCGCACAAGCATTTGCCGGTTGTTGCATGATGTTGGGAATGGCATTCGTTCTTTCTGCACGGATTTGCAAGACACGGAAGATGGGAGCAGGGACATTCGCTTTCATCAAGGTTTGATATGACCTCTACGAGATCCTCATCGTGGACTTCTAGGGTGTGGAGCCCATGAAGCCACGTTGATATCGAATACATCAATGCCTTTTCCAAGGATCTTCTTTTGTGGTACACAGTATCCAGATAAGCCTCATTGCATGATCTTGAAACGATTGCAACACCACGTGAACACGGCGATTGCAGACCACTTTGAACTTTGGTAGTTCAAGTTCTTTCGAATTGTACACGTACAGACCATTCAATTGAACTAAGGGCACAATCTGCGTCATGTCTATGTGTTATTGTTACGGTCTAAGCTCGAGTGGTGGATGCGGACTAAATACCCGTATTCTGCCATGGCTCACAGCGTGGTTCCCGTATAGgtctactctagcgcctttCCTCCGCAGAAACCCCATTCCAGAAATCATTACCTGTTTAGCTTAGATTCTCTATACGGGAGTCATCTCTACGTGGCCTTACGAGAGTTGGGTTCTTAACAGCGATGGATCACCGTGCTATGAAGGTCCATACATGTATGTTTGACTTCAACCCTGCAGTTTCGCAGAGGCATCTTCAGTAGAAGATGTCTACCTAAGTCAGGAGATTTCAACCGGAAGCCGGCACACTACTCAAGTAACAATCTTGCCAATATGCATTACTCATATCGATTCGAATTTTATTCATCAACTCTCAACAAAATTTCAAGATGTTTTTGAACCATCATTGATCAACTGACTGTCAGGATATGATACTTCCCCTTCTCATGCAAGTACCTCGCCTGTGAGGAAGATAGGTTGCTTATCGGAGAAGTTGGGTACGTCTCCCATGATCCCACCAGCTTCGGGCCCGGCGAAAGCCGTTTTGATCTGCTCGATGTTGTCCCAAGTGACAGTTGATCCGAAGGCGTACAATGGCTGGGTGCCATCAGCACCCGGTTGAAATTTCGTGACCGACCACGACGTGACGCCGTACTTTCCCCATTGCTCTTGAATCAATGGCATATGCTTAGTGGTGTAGTAGTCGATATCGTACTTGGCATCCGGATCGTTGGGGAAGACGACGGTAATAGTGACGGTCATAGTGATCGATGTTTGTGACGTCTGAAAGAACTGGAGGTGTGGATGGTTTAATGTTCAGAATCGActttttagatatatagaatgaTCGGCGGGAGTGTCGGGGAGAGGATAGAACGAATGCGGGATAAGCTCGGAATATGAGACGACACAGGGAAATCGGTACTTATACCTCAAGCTCTCAACCGTCTTGCTCGGAGAAAAAGTTCTCTCTCGGATATAAGACATGTCCAGATGATACCTACACCCTGGAATGTCAGGACATTTCTTGTACCCGAAATGCATGGCGCGAGTAATAAGACGCCGTAAACTACTTTGGGTATTCCTTTCGTTCCATGAACTAACACTGCGGCGATGCCGATGGCTGATAAATGGCCGTTGTTCCGGGAGATGGGCTGTCCGTATGCGTATTTAAGTACGCGATAACTTACGCCCATCCCTGGTCATTATCGCATTCTGTCGCATTCAAGCATCGTCTTTCGGCAACCCTCACTCTGTGGTCCTCCCTGATTCCTTACTCCATCCTGATTCCTACCAGCCATGTCGACTAGGCCCAAGCTTCTCGTTGTCTTGACATCTCAGGATATCCTACCAACTCGTGAGGACTTCAAGACTGGATGGTATCTTCCCGAGTTCGTTCACCCATACAACGCTCTTGCCCCTCATGTGGACCTCGTCATCGCTTCTCCTAAGGGTGGTGTTGCTCCCCTCGACCCCTACTCCGTTGAGGACAGCAAAGACGATGTAGAGTGCCAGAGATTTCTGAAAGACAAGAAAGATCTTTGGGAAAAAGCTGAGACCCTGTCGTCTTTTATCGGAAGGTCTGCCGAGTTTGCCGGCGTGTTCTACGTTGGCGGACACGGGCGTGAGTAGGGCTCAGACCAAAATGGCCTCATCAAAAGCTTACACAGATCTAGCCATGTTTGATCTCGCCGTCGACCAAGTCTCACATTCTATCATCCGAGAGTTCTACGAAGCAGGCAAGATTGTCTCGGCCGTCTGCCATGGCCCCGGCGCCCTCGTCAATGTCAAGCTCACAAACGGGGAGTACTTAGTCAAGGACAGCGAAGTTACAGGATTTTCAAATGCTGAAGAAGACGCCTATAGCTTCACAGATGCAATGCCATTTCTTCTAGAAACGGAGCTCAGAAACCATGGCGGGAGGTACGTGAAGGCGGATCAGCCGTTTGGGGTGAAAGTCGTGACGAGCGGCAAGGACGGACGCTTGATTACAGGACAGAATCCACCTAGCGCAGGGGTTATTGGGGACGTATTGTTGGAAGCCATCAGAAACCAGTAGAAACTTGAATAACATATCGAGCACCCTTTGCTTGGCGCGCTCATTCGCGAAACCTTGAGACGTTTAACATTGCATAGTGAGCGAAGACGAACGAGCATGTGTCGCCAAGATAACACATTTTCCTAGCTAGAGCTAGCGTGAGAAGTATTGCAGGCATTTCGGGGACATTGTCTTGGCCTAAACAAATGAAATTATCCCAGTACTTTATGCTCAGCTCTCTACGGATAGTGCCTCGACACGAGTCGGGCAACTAATTAAGGTAGTAAAATACGGGAATCAACTCAGACAAGACCTCCACAAATTTAGAGTTGGGGGACCGGAACGCTAGCCCGTTAAGGAAAGACCCAGTATTAGGAAACACACAAAGACGACAATGGGACGACGTGCCATGAGACAACCCCAACTTCATTCATCCCTTAGCAAAATGGTGCAGAATCGCCAAACCTGCATCTCGCCATAGTTACAATCGCAGAATTGGACACCTTCCAGAAGCTCGTTGCTTATCCGCAGGCTTCGCTTCGATATTCGCACATTTGTCGGATTATTTAGGCACAAATTGTGGAATGGACCCCTGAGGTTTAGACCGATGGTGAACCGAGGGCGTCTTTCGCCGGCATGCCTTCCATGCAGGGCAAGGAAACTCAAGGCAAGTTCTTTGGACCTACCGAGCATTCAAATTGCATACTTTCTGCTAGAAAACCTCCTTTGACTAACAGTTATTCGCCGCTAGTGTGATCTTCAGCCAGATAGGTGTGGCCAGTGTGCCAGGGCTAGAATAATATGTCATGGATATCGGGACCCTGACGCTATCCAATTCCGTAATGAAAACTTGTCGGCAGAAAAAAAGGTGACTGCATGTCGGAGCCGTATGCTACCTGCAGAAACTCATCCAGCCACTCTGGAGCTGAGCTGGGATACGCGAGCACGATACGCATTCTTCTCGACGTACATCCAAGGCTTTACTCGGAGCATGGGTGAGATAGCTTACCATTACCGGAACGCACAAACACTAGATCATCTTTCAGCGGGCGTCGAAGCAGCCAGTCTGGCTTTTTTGGCTGTTGAGCTCGACAGCCCAAATCTTCTCCTCCTGGCCAACTCAAGTTACGTCACGGCCATCCGGCGACTTAATCACACTCTCAGCTCACTCGATCCTGATGAAGCGGAAAGAGCTCTTCAAACCATCCTGCTGCTAGATATGTACGAAAAGCTTGTCCACCGGGATTCGGGAAAGTCTCAGGCATGGCTGAGTCACGCACAAGGTGGCTTGTCACTGGTCGGCGCCCGTGAGACGAGTATTGTGTCTACCCCAACAGGCTGCCAAGTTGCAGCTCGACTTGTGACGGCAGTGACGGTGAGCTGTGCCACAGTTGGAGATAGAATACCTCCAGAGCTTACGAAGGCCCGTCGAAATATTGGCTATCGTGTCAAGAGCGTGAAATGGACATTTCTAGGTGTCCTCGCGCAGATTGTCAACCTTAAGTCCGATATCGTTCACGGGAGAATCTCAACATTGGACCTTCTTGTCAAGGCAAAAGGTCTCGACGAAAGAATCGATACGTTGGACAAGGCCCGCCCACCATCCTGGAAGCCAAAAACCATACAAGTCACTGCAGATGAGCGAGTCCTGGGATTATCTTATGACATCTACCCGGACCACTACATCACTCAAGTCTCCAATGCAATCTGCACCATCC of Colletotrichum lupini chromosome 8, complete sequence contains these proteins:
- a CDS encoding ethyl tert-butyl ether degradation EthD, translating into MTVTITVVFPNDPDAKYDIDYYTTKHMPLIQEQWGKYGVTSWSVTKFQPGADGTQPLYAFGSTVTWDNIEQIKTAFAGPEAGGIMGDVPNFSDKQPIFLTGEVLA
- a CDS encoding ThiJ/PfpI family protein, encoding MPMADKWPLFREMGSSSFGNPHSVLLVVLTSQDILPTREDFKTGWYLPEFVHPYNALAPHVDLVIASPKGGVAPLDPYSVEDSKDDVECQRFLKDKKDLWEKAETLSSFIGRSAEFAGVFYVGGHGPMFDLAVDQVSHSIIREFYEAGKIVSAVCHGPGALVNVKLTNGEYLVKDSEVTGFSNAEEDAYSFTDAMPFLLETELRNHGGRYVKADQPFGVKVVTSGKDGRLITGQNPPSAGVIGDVLLEAIRNHERRRTSMYNPNFIHPLAKWCRIAKPASRHSYNRRIGHLPEARCLSAGFASIFAHLASFAGMPSMQGKETQGKFFGPTEHSNCILSARKPPLTNSYSPLVRMLPAETHPATLELSWDTRARYAFFSTYIQGFTRSMGEIAYHYRNAQTLDHLSAGVEAASLAFLAVELDSPNLLLLANSSYVTAIRRLNHTLSSLDPDEAERALQTILLLDMYEKLVHRDSGKSQAWLSHAQGGLSLVGARETSIVSTPTGCQVAARLVTAVTVSCATVGDRIPPELTKARRNIGYRVKSVKWTFLGVLAQIVNLKSDIVHGRISTLDLLVKAKGLDERIDTLDKARPPSWKPKTIQVTADERVLGLSYDIYPDHYITQVSNAICTIRLILYHLLKTYVPEESRPKENTFHGTNRDSVNQMCASVPQFILPGVHKTNSLPFSPVQRLHCSTFLAPLYLINQVSEDEKVKAWVHQCLKFMWQSGRLKSAKEILYVTQTAPDLDYWTVFAMTGSYALGA
- a CDS encoding major facilitator superfamily transporter is translated as MAFMTGTVMFCWIGVQNTTGLYVWTAFYGFAVGGVQSLFPSVLSSLTTDPQKQGTRMGMVFTVVSFASLTGSPIAGAIIDAMGGKYVGAQAFAGCCMMLGMAFVLSARICKTRKMGAGTFAFIKV